A region of Cataglyphis hispanica isolate Lineage 1 chromosome 6, ULB_Chis1_1.0, whole genome shotgun sequence DNA encodes the following proteins:
- the LOC126850429 gene encoding N-acetyl-D-glucosamine kinase isoform X1 has protein sequence MVGKNKKPKKTKKQKKIVDEYQLRRELREYTKMPEYADLVQETAVFVQDKPQYSEDLRIGGIEGGGTHSTLVILDGKGARLTEIKGPNTNHWTIGIDETAARLSAMIEKGKQDLDMPKSVPLDCVGLSLSGCEEETTNRQLVETLLQKYPNSAKDYVVSSDTLGSLRTGLQSGGIVLIAGTGSNALLLNPNGETHGCGGWGHMMGDEGGAYWIAHHACKYVFDDMDGFVKAPEPISYVWPAMRSYFNVIDRNSILPYLYANFDKSIIAGFAKEIAIGCEKGDPLCLKIFEEAGCFLAKHVIALSKKAHNDLKLAYGGLKVICVGSVWESWKFMKNGFVNEIHDTRVVDELSLLRLLTTSALGACYLAAEKINVPFVKPYESNVEIFFHYKRDNYLETRTTELKNHTLVSDNNHVHENGEST, from the exons atggtaggaaaaaataagaagcCCAAGAAGACGAAGAAGCAAAAGAAGATTGTGGATGAGTATCAATTACGCAGGGAATTGAGGGAGTACACAAAGATGCCAGAGTACGCAGACCTAGTGCAGGAAACTGCGGTATTCGTGCAGGACAAGCCGCAATACTCCGAGGATCTTAGAATCGGTGGTATAGAAGG agGTGGCACACATTCTACGCTTGTAATACTCGATGGAAAAGGTGCGCGTTTAACGGAAATTAAAGGACCAAATACTAATCATTgg ACAATCGGCATAGATGAGACAGCTGCCAGACTCAGTGCGATGATCGAGAAGGGTAAACAAGATTTAGATATGCCGAAATCCGTTCCTTTAGATTGCGTA GGGCTCAGTTTAAGTGGTTGCGAGGAAGAAACCACTAATCGTCAGCTCGTAGAAACTTTGCTGCAGAAGTATCCAAACTCTGCCAAGGATTACGTAGTCAGCTCGGATACTCTTGGTAGTCTCCGAACTGGCTTGCAATCAGGCGGAATTGTATTGATTGCCGGAACTGGTAGCAATGCTTTGCTCCTCAATCCCAACGGAGAGACTCACGGATGCGGAGGATGGGGACACATGATGGGCGATGAGGGAGGTG cttACTGGATCGCCCATCACGCCTGCAAATATGTATTTGATGATATGGACGGCTTCGTGAAAGCACCAGAACCCATAAGCTACGTATGGCCAGCGATGAGAAGTTACTTCAATGTGATTGACAGAAACAGTATATTACCGTATCTCTATGCAAACTTCGACAAGAGTATTATCGCCGGTTTTGCTAAAGAGATCGCGATCGGTTGCGAAAAAGGCGATCCTTTATGCCTAAAGATTTTTGAGGAAGCCGGATGTTTTCTGGCGAAACACGTTATTGCTCTCTCGAAAAAGGCGCACAAC gaTCTTAAGTTGGCTTACGGTGGCTTAAAGGTGATCTGCGTCGGATCTGTATGGGAATCGTGGAAATTCATGAAGAATGGCTTCGTGAATGAAATTCACGATACGCGTGTCGTAGACGAGTTGAGTCTATTGCGTTTGTTGACAACGTCGGCATTGGGTGCCTGCTATCTGGCTGCGGAGAAAATCAACGTTCCATTCGTCAAACCATACGAAAGCAACGTTGAAATCTTCTTTCATTATAAGCGTGATAATTATTTGGAAACGCGAAcgacagaattaaaaaatcatacgcTAGTTTCCGATAACAATCATGTTCATGAAAATGGAGAGagtacttaa
- the LOC126850429 gene encoding N-acetyl-D-glucosamine kinase isoform X3, with translation MPEYADLVQETAVFVQDKPQYSEDLRIGGIEGGGTHSTLVILDGKGARLTEIKGPNTNHWTIGIDETAARLSAMIEKGKQDLDMPKSVPLDCVGLSLSGCEEETTNRQLVETLLQKYPNSAKDYVVSSDTLGSLRTGLQSGGIVLIAGTGSNALLLNPNGETHGCGGWGHMMGDEGAYWIAHHACKYVFDDMDGFVKAPEPISYVWPAMRSYFNVIDRNSILPYLYANFDKSIIAGFAKEIAIGCEKGDPLCLKIFEEAGCFLAKHVIALSKKAHNDLKLAYGGLKVICVGSVWESWKFMKNGFVNEIHDTRVVDELSLLRLLTTSALGACYLAAEKINVPFVKPYESNVEIFFHYKRDNYLETRTTELKNHTLVSDNNHVHENGEST, from the exons ATGCCAGAGTACGCAGACCTAGTGCAGGAAACTGCGGTATTCGTGCAGGACAAGCCGCAATACTCCGAGGATCTTAGAATCGGTGGTATAGAAGG agGTGGCACACATTCTACGCTTGTAATACTCGATGGAAAAGGTGCGCGTTTAACGGAAATTAAAGGACCAAATACTAATCATTgg ACAATCGGCATAGATGAGACAGCTGCCAGACTCAGTGCGATGATCGAGAAGGGTAAACAAGATTTAGATATGCCGAAATCCGTTCCTTTAGATTGCGTA GGGCTCAGTTTAAGTGGTTGCGAGGAAGAAACCACTAATCGTCAGCTCGTAGAAACTTTGCTGCAGAAGTATCCAAACTCTGCCAAGGATTACGTAGTCAGCTCGGATACTCTTGGTAGTCTCCGAACTGGCTTGCAATCAGGCGGAATTGTATTGATTGCCGGAACTGGTAGCAATGCTTTGCTCCTCAATCCCAACGGAGAGACTCACGGATGCGGAGGATGGGGACACATGATGGGCGATGAGGGAG cttACTGGATCGCCCATCACGCCTGCAAATATGTATTTGATGATATGGACGGCTTCGTGAAAGCACCAGAACCCATAAGCTACGTATGGCCAGCGATGAGAAGTTACTTCAATGTGATTGACAGAAACAGTATATTACCGTATCTCTATGCAAACTTCGACAAGAGTATTATCGCCGGTTTTGCTAAAGAGATCGCGATCGGTTGCGAAAAAGGCGATCCTTTATGCCTAAAGATTTTTGAGGAAGCCGGATGTTTTCTGGCGAAACACGTTATTGCTCTCTCGAAAAAGGCGCACAAC gaTCTTAAGTTGGCTTACGGTGGCTTAAAGGTGATCTGCGTCGGATCTGTATGGGAATCGTGGAAATTCATGAAGAATGGCTTCGTGAATGAAATTCACGATACGCGTGTCGTAGACGAGTTGAGTCTATTGCGTTTGTTGACAACGTCGGCATTGGGTGCCTGCTATCTGGCTGCGGAGAAAATCAACGTTCCATTCGTCAAACCATACGAAAGCAACGTTGAAATCTTCTTTCATTATAAGCGTGATAATTATTTGGAAACGCGAAcgacagaattaaaaaatcatacgcTAGTTTCCGATAACAATCATGTTCATGAAAATGGAGAGagtacttaa
- the LOC126850416 gene encoding nuclear hormone receptor HR96 isoform X1 — protein sequence MDDEQPAKEPTKICGVCGDRALGYNFNAVSCESCKAFFRRNALRTKDFRCPFTENCKITPVTRRFCQKCRLDKCLRIGMRKDYIMSEEDKVLKREKIEKNRAKKRSQFDNATASKIKKDCVEDCTFEDTSVSVNSVASTMSESYFWESDRKYTDLDGNRQNVVESMSPVTAASVPSPSSPPESTNIAETKTLDMLKESAHSSRSNLMRYNQPILHVENEIDSIKIESKSSVYSRARSFTDFSVTPPDTGKDKNVSPNSGEYEQNSLELSPEFVNVNSESPRYSSLFDENAPNYSKFEQSNEQSSLMYVDCVSNSRTNRLDPSLQAQFEKEETTICQKSKETCSSGSNLITKFKQNPNLFTKFVNNPNLVAKILQDQRVVMKIMTDPDMVTCLATDPHITQFLEENDATDTSDGRGRDNKTGNQFQKEASRNNGSSSNITRYTSKSKKNHVENPILTDLITNRNTEECKNQNLEPSISTDWNKNTADVTRDVLQDVQRIPIAANSIESILCEAIKLEYSAFSSLGGNQSSRDLNDAERAKLNELIVANKALLAPLDDDITNLVGEECKFKNNFGQSDPMLLDVINLTAIAIRRLIKMSKKINAFKNMCQEDQLALLKGGCTEMMILRSAINYDPDKDIWKIPHSQESMSNIKVDVLKEAKGNLYAEHAKFVRTFDARWRDENIILILSAIVLFTPDRPRVVHSDVIKLEQSSYYYLLRRYLESVYPGCEAKSMFLKLIQKISELHKLNDEVVGVYLNVNPSSVEPLLIEIFDLKH from the exons ATGGACGATGAACAGCCGGCGAAGGAGCCCACCAAGATCTGCGGTGTCTGCGGCGACCGCGCGCTCGGTTACAACTTCAACGCGGTCTCCTGCGAGAGCTGCAAGGCGTTCTTCAGGAGGAACGCGCTGAGGACTAAG GACTTTAGATGCCCCTTCACTGAAAACTGTAAAATTACACCTGTAACCAGACGCTTTTGTCAAAAATGCCGTCTGGACAAATGTTTGCGAATTGGTATGCGCAAGGATTACATTATGTCTGAAGAGGACAAAGTTCTAAAGCGTGAGAAGATCGAAAAGAATCGCGCGAAAAAACGATCTCAATTCGATAATGCCACAGcatcaaaaatcaaaaaagatTGTGTGGAAGACTGTACATTCGAAGACACGTCGGTATCAGTCAATTCGGTCGCGTCAACAATGTCGGAGTCGTATTTTTGGGAGTCTGACAGGAAATACACAGATCTGGATGGTAATAGGCAGAATGTCGTCGAGAGCATGAGCCCAGTGACAGCAGCCAGCGTACCTAGTCCTTCAAGTCCACCGGAGAGCACGAATATCGCTGAAACGAAGACGTTAGACATGCTGAAGGAATCCGCTCATAGCTCGAGGTCTAATCTTATGAGGTACAATCAACCTATTTTGCATGTAGAAAACGAGATAGACTCAATAAAGATTGAATCGAAATCGTCTGTTTATAGCCGCGCAAGATCGTTCACCGATTTCAGTGTGACACCACCGGACACGGGAAAGGATAAGAATGTATCGCCAAATTCAGGCGAATACGAGCAGAATTCGCTTGAATTAAGTCCCGAGTTTGTAAACGTTAATAGCGAATCGCCAAGATACAGTTCTTTGTTCGACGAAAACGCGCCCAATTATTCCAAATTTGAACAAAGTAATGAACAAAGTTCCTTGATGTACGTTGATTGCGTATCGAACAGCCGGACAAATCGACTTGATCCGAGTTTACAAGCACAATTCGAAAAGGAGGAGACGACGATATGTCAGAAGTCGAAGGAAACGTGTTCGAGTGGAAGCAATTTAATTACCAAGTTTAAGCAAAATCCAAATCTGTTCACAAAATTCGTCAACAATCCAAATTTAGTTGCTAAGATACTTCAGGATCAAAGGGTAGTAATGAAGATTATGACGGATCCCGATATGGTCACGTGCTTGGCAACGGATCCACATATCACGCAGTTTTTAGAGGAGAATGACGCAACTGATACGAGCGACGGGCGTGGCCGTGACAACAAAACAGgaaatcaatttcaaaaagAAGCTTCGCGGAATAATGGTAGCTCGAGTAATATCACTAGGTATACatcaaaatctaaaaaaaatcacgtcgAAAATCCGATCCTGACAGATCTAATTACGAATCGTAATACGGAAGAatgcaaaaatcaaaatttagaaCCTAGCATAAGCACAGattggaataaaaatacagCTGATGTTACTAGAGATGTTCTCCAAGATGTTCAAAg GATACCTATCGCTGCCAACTCTATAGAGTCTATATTATGCGAAGCCATCAAGTTGGAATATTCAGCATTTTCTAGTTTAGGTGGTAACCAAAGCAGTAGGGATTTGAATGATGCCGAGAGAGCGAAATTAAACGAATTAATAGTTGCTAATAAAGCATTATTGGCTCCACTAGATGATGACATAACAAATTTGGTAGGCGAGGAATGTAAATTTAAG AATAATTTCGGGCAATCTGATCCAATGTTGTTGGACGTTATAAATTTAACGGCGATAGCAATTAGACGCTTGATAAAgatgtctaaaaaaataaatgcctttaaaaatatgtgtcagGAAGATCAGTTGGCTCTGTTGAAGGGCGGTTGTACGGAAATGATGATTCTAAGATCAGCCATAAATTACGATCCAGATAAAGATATATGGAAGATTCCTCATAGCCAAGAGAGCATGTCCAATATCAAGGTTGATGTTTTGAAGGAAGCAAAAGGAAATTTATACGCAGAGCACGCGAAATTCGTCAGAACATTCGATGCACGATGGCGAGATGAAAATATCATTCTAATTTTAAGCGCAATCGTTTTGTTTACTCCCGACAGACCAAGGGTTGTGCACAGTGATGTTATTAAATTGGAGCAG agttcttattattatcttctgAGACGATATCTGGAAAGTGTTTATCCTGGCTGTGAAGCCAAGTCCATGTTTCTGAAGTTAATACAGAAGATTTCCGAACTCCATAAATTAAATGACGAGGTTGTGggagtttatttaaatgtcaatCCATCCAGCGTAGAGCCATTGCTTATAGAAATATTCGATTTAAAGCACTGA
- the LOC126850416 gene encoding nuclear hormone receptor HR96 isoform X2 gives MDDEQPAKEPTKICGVCGDRALGYNFNAVSCESCKAFFRRNALRTKDFRCPFTENCKITPVTRRFCQKCRLDKCLRIGMRKDYIMSEEDKVLKREKIEKNRAKKRSQFDNATASKIKKDCVEDCTFEDTSVSVNSVASTMSESYFWESDRKYTDLDGNRQNVVESMSPVTAASVPSPSSPPESTNIAETKTLDMLKESAHSSRSNLMSRARSFTDFSVTPPDTGKDKNVSPNSGEYEQNSLELSPEFVNVNSESPRYSSLFDENAPNYSKFEQSNEQSSLMYVDCVSNSRTNRLDPSLQAQFEKEETTICQKSKETCSSGSNLITKFKQNPNLFTKFVNNPNLVAKILQDQRVVMKIMTDPDMVTCLATDPHITQFLEENDATDTSDGRGRDNKTGNQFQKEASRNNGSSSNITRYTSKSKKNHVENPILTDLITNRNTEECKNQNLEPSISTDWNKNTADVTRDVLQDVQRIPIAANSIESILCEAIKLEYSAFSSLGGNQSSRDLNDAERAKLNELIVANKALLAPLDDDITNLVGEECKFKNNFGQSDPMLLDVINLTAIAIRRLIKMSKKINAFKNMCQEDQLALLKGGCTEMMILRSAINYDPDKDIWKIPHSQESMSNIKVDVLKEAKGNLYAEHAKFVRTFDARWRDENIILILSAIVLFTPDRPRVVHSDVIKLEQSSYYYLLRRYLESVYPGCEAKSMFLKLIQKISELHKLNDEVVGVYLNVNPSSVEPLLIEIFDLKH, from the exons ATGGACGATGAACAGCCGGCGAAGGAGCCCACCAAGATCTGCGGTGTCTGCGGCGACCGCGCGCTCGGTTACAACTTCAACGCGGTCTCCTGCGAGAGCTGCAAGGCGTTCTTCAGGAGGAACGCGCTGAGGACTAAG GACTTTAGATGCCCCTTCACTGAAAACTGTAAAATTACACCTGTAACCAGACGCTTTTGTCAAAAATGCCGTCTGGACAAATGTTTGCGAATTGGTATGCGCAAGGATTACATTATGTCTGAAGAGGACAAAGTTCTAAAGCGTGAGAAGATCGAAAAGAATCGCGCGAAAAAACGATCTCAATTCGATAATGCCACAGcatcaaaaatcaaaaaagatTGTGTGGAAGACTGTACATTCGAAGACACGTCGGTATCAGTCAATTCGGTCGCGTCAACAATGTCGGAGTCGTATTTTTGGGAGTCTGACAGGAAATACACAGATCTGGATGGTAATAGGCAGAATGTCGTCGAGAGCATGAGCCCAGTGACAGCAGCCAGCGTACCTAGTCCTTCAAGTCCACCGGAGAGCACGAATATCGCTGAAACGAAGACGTTAGACATGCTGAAGGAATCCGCTCATAGCTCGAGGTCTAATCTTATGAG CCGCGCAAGATCGTTCACCGATTTCAGTGTGACACCACCGGACACGGGAAAGGATAAGAATGTATCGCCAAATTCAGGCGAATACGAGCAGAATTCGCTTGAATTAAGTCCCGAGTTTGTAAACGTTAATAGCGAATCGCCAAGATACAGTTCTTTGTTCGACGAAAACGCGCCCAATTATTCCAAATTTGAACAAAGTAATGAACAAAGTTCCTTGATGTACGTTGATTGCGTATCGAACAGCCGGACAAATCGACTTGATCCGAGTTTACAAGCACAATTCGAAAAGGAGGAGACGACGATATGTCAGAAGTCGAAGGAAACGTGTTCGAGTGGAAGCAATTTAATTACCAAGTTTAAGCAAAATCCAAATCTGTTCACAAAATTCGTCAACAATCCAAATTTAGTTGCTAAGATACTTCAGGATCAAAGGGTAGTAATGAAGATTATGACGGATCCCGATATGGTCACGTGCTTGGCAACGGATCCACATATCACGCAGTTTTTAGAGGAGAATGACGCAACTGATACGAGCGACGGGCGTGGCCGTGACAACAAAACAGgaaatcaatttcaaaaagAAGCTTCGCGGAATAATGGTAGCTCGAGTAATATCACTAGGTATACatcaaaatctaaaaaaaatcacgtcgAAAATCCGATCCTGACAGATCTAATTACGAATCGTAATACGGAAGAatgcaaaaatcaaaatttagaaCCTAGCATAAGCACAGattggaataaaaatacagCTGATGTTACTAGAGATGTTCTCCAAGATGTTCAAAg GATACCTATCGCTGCCAACTCTATAGAGTCTATATTATGCGAAGCCATCAAGTTGGAATATTCAGCATTTTCTAGTTTAGGTGGTAACCAAAGCAGTAGGGATTTGAATGATGCCGAGAGAGCGAAATTAAACGAATTAATAGTTGCTAATAAAGCATTATTGGCTCCACTAGATGATGACATAACAAATTTGGTAGGCGAGGAATGTAAATTTAAG AATAATTTCGGGCAATCTGATCCAATGTTGTTGGACGTTATAAATTTAACGGCGATAGCAATTAGACGCTTGATAAAgatgtctaaaaaaataaatgcctttaaaaatatgtgtcagGAAGATCAGTTGGCTCTGTTGAAGGGCGGTTGTACGGAAATGATGATTCTAAGATCAGCCATAAATTACGATCCAGATAAAGATATATGGAAGATTCCTCATAGCCAAGAGAGCATGTCCAATATCAAGGTTGATGTTTTGAAGGAAGCAAAAGGAAATTTATACGCAGAGCACGCGAAATTCGTCAGAACATTCGATGCACGATGGCGAGATGAAAATATCATTCTAATTTTAAGCGCAATCGTTTTGTTTACTCCCGACAGACCAAGGGTTGTGCACAGTGATGTTATTAAATTGGAGCAG agttcttattattatcttctgAGACGATATCTGGAAAGTGTTTATCCTGGCTGTGAAGCCAAGTCCATGTTTCTGAAGTTAATACAGAAGATTTCCGAACTCCATAAATTAAATGACGAGGTTGTGggagtttatttaaatgtcaatCCATCCAGCGTAGAGCCATTGCTTATAGAAATATTCGATTTAAAGCACTGA
- the LOC126850429 gene encoding N-acetyl-D-glucosamine kinase isoform X2 translates to MPEYADLVQETAVFVQDKPQYSEDLRIGGIEGGGTHSTLVILDGKGARLTEIKGPNTNHWTIGIDETAARLSAMIEKGKQDLDMPKSVPLDCVGLSLSGCEEETTNRQLVETLLQKYPNSAKDYVVSSDTLGSLRTGLQSGGIVLIAGTGSNALLLNPNGETHGCGGWGHMMGDEGGAYWIAHHACKYVFDDMDGFVKAPEPISYVWPAMRSYFNVIDRNSILPYLYANFDKSIIAGFAKEIAIGCEKGDPLCLKIFEEAGCFLAKHVIALSKKAHNDLKLAYGGLKVICVGSVWESWKFMKNGFVNEIHDTRVVDELSLLRLLTTSALGACYLAAEKINVPFVKPYESNVEIFFHYKRDNYLETRTTELKNHTLVSDNNHVHENGEST, encoded by the exons ATGCCAGAGTACGCAGACCTAGTGCAGGAAACTGCGGTATTCGTGCAGGACAAGCCGCAATACTCCGAGGATCTTAGAATCGGTGGTATAGAAGG agGTGGCACACATTCTACGCTTGTAATACTCGATGGAAAAGGTGCGCGTTTAACGGAAATTAAAGGACCAAATACTAATCATTgg ACAATCGGCATAGATGAGACAGCTGCCAGACTCAGTGCGATGATCGAGAAGGGTAAACAAGATTTAGATATGCCGAAATCCGTTCCTTTAGATTGCGTA GGGCTCAGTTTAAGTGGTTGCGAGGAAGAAACCACTAATCGTCAGCTCGTAGAAACTTTGCTGCAGAAGTATCCAAACTCTGCCAAGGATTACGTAGTCAGCTCGGATACTCTTGGTAGTCTCCGAACTGGCTTGCAATCAGGCGGAATTGTATTGATTGCCGGAACTGGTAGCAATGCTTTGCTCCTCAATCCCAACGGAGAGACTCACGGATGCGGAGGATGGGGACACATGATGGGCGATGAGGGAGGTG cttACTGGATCGCCCATCACGCCTGCAAATATGTATTTGATGATATGGACGGCTTCGTGAAAGCACCAGAACCCATAAGCTACGTATGGCCAGCGATGAGAAGTTACTTCAATGTGATTGACAGAAACAGTATATTACCGTATCTCTATGCAAACTTCGACAAGAGTATTATCGCCGGTTTTGCTAAAGAGATCGCGATCGGTTGCGAAAAAGGCGATCCTTTATGCCTAAAGATTTTTGAGGAAGCCGGATGTTTTCTGGCGAAACACGTTATTGCTCTCTCGAAAAAGGCGCACAAC gaTCTTAAGTTGGCTTACGGTGGCTTAAAGGTGATCTGCGTCGGATCTGTATGGGAATCGTGGAAATTCATGAAGAATGGCTTCGTGAATGAAATTCACGATACGCGTGTCGTAGACGAGTTGAGTCTATTGCGTTTGTTGACAACGTCGGCATTGGGTGCCTGCTATCTGGCTGCGGAGAAAATCAACGTTCCATTCGTCAAACCATACGAAAGCAACGTTGAAATCTTCTTTCATTATAAGCGTGATAATTATTTGGAAACGCGAAcgacagaattaaaaaatcatacgcTAGTTTCCGATAACAATCATGTTCATGAAAATGGAGAGagtacttaa